Proteins encoded within one genomic window of Raineyella fluvialis:
- the pheA gene encoding prephenate dehydratase yields MSPLTYGYFGPAGTFTHQALLLIAGDEDVLTPFRSVVAALDAVRAGEIDAAFVPIENSLEGGVSATLDQLAADETHPLMIRREVLLPVQFALCVRPGTGLADVRAVLTHPHAAAQTRMWVAHHLPRAVVTEGPSTAAAAVEVSDPDSPHDAAICARIAGEMNGLEILADGIADNEDAVTRFVVVTRPSTPPPATGADKTTLVAYMKVDRSGSLLGILEQIAGHGVNMTRIESRPTKQALGSYCFSIDAEGHLDDPRMQETLTGLHRVCAKVTFLGSYPRADRQAPILDEGQTTEAYAAAQRWLDGLRHPAQ; encoded by the coding sequence GTGTCTCCCCTGACGTACGGATACTTCGGCCCGGCCGGGACCTTCACCCACCAGGCCCTGCTACTGATCGCCGGCGACGAGGACGTGCTGACGCCGTTCCGCTCGGTGGTCGCCGCGCTCGACGCGGTCCGCGCCGGTGAGATCGACGCCGCGTTCGTCCCGATCGAGAACTCCCTCGAGGGCGGGGTGAGCGCAACCCTGGACCAGTTGGCCGCCGACGAGACGCACCCGCTGATGATCCGGCGCGAGGTGCTGCTGCCGGTGCAGTTCGCGCTGTGTGTGCGCCCCGGCACCGGGCTGGCCGATGTCCGGGCGGTGCTCACCCATCCGCATGCGGCCGCCCAGACGCGGATGTGGGTGGCCCATCACCTGCCCCGGGCGGTCGTCACCGAGGGGCCCTCGACCGCGGCGGCCGCGGTTGAGGTCTCCGATCCGGACTCCCCGCACGACGCGGCCATCTGTGCCCGGATCGCCGGCGAGATGAACGGTCTGGAGATCCTCGCCGACGGCATCGCGGACAACGAGGACGCCGTCACCCGGTTCGTCGTCGTCACCCGGCCGAGCACACCGCCGCCGGCCACCGGCGCCGACAAGACCACGCTGGTGGCGTACATGAAGGTCGACCGTTCCGGTTCGCTGCTGGGCATCCTCGAACAGATCGCCGGGCACGGGGTGAACATGACCCGGATCGAGTCGCGACCGACGAAGCAGGCGCTCGGCAGCTACTGCTTCTCCATCGACGCCGAGGGCCACCTGGACGACCCCCGGATGCAGGAGACCCTCACCGGCCTGCACCGGGTGTGCGCCAAGGTGACCTTCCTCGGTTCCTACCCGCGGGCGGACCGGCAGGCGCCGATCCTCGACGAGGGCCAGACCACCGAGGCGTACGCCGCCGCCCAGCGCTGGCTGGACGGCCTGCGCCACCCGGCCCAGTAG
- the aat gene encoding leucyl/phenylalanyl-tRNA--protein transferase: MARPYLDPAPLPGPGQWADQDLVALTIGMDAPLVMRAYVNGMFPMPISEDVSDELPPADWIGWFSPVARGILPLEELRVPRSLRKSAKHFEVSVDRDFAAVLAACGGQDREGGWIDESVVAVYSELHRAGRAHSVEAWTPDGRLAGGLYGVGYGGLFAGESMFHDPVIGRDASKVALMGLVAMLAASGDADRRLLDVQWRTEHLASLGVVEVSREDYLRRLRRALALPLPRWRIPDDWRTVSLGQ; encoded by the coding sequence ATGGCCCGCCCCTATCTCGACCCCGCCCCGCTGCCAGGCCCGGGGCAGTGGGCGGACCAGGACCTGGTGGCGCTGACCATCGGCATGGACGCGCCGCTCGTCATGCGGGCGTACGTGAACGGGATGTTCCCCATGCCGATCTCCGAGGACGTCTCCGACGAACTGCCGCCCGCCGACTGGATCGGCTGGTTCTCCCCCGTGGCGCGCGGGATCCTGCCGCTGGAGGAGCTCCGCGTGCCCCGCTCGTTGCGCAAGAGCGCCAAGCACTTCGAGGTGAGCGTCGATCGGGACTTCGCGGCCGTGCTGGCCGCCTGCGGCGGACAGGACCGGGAAGGCGGCTGGATCGACGAGAGCGTGGTGGCGGTGTACTCCGAGTTGCACCGGGCCGGTCGCGCCCACTCCGTGGAGGCCTGGACGCCGGACGGGCGGCTCGCCGGCGGGCTGTACGGGGTCGGCTACGGCGGGTTGTTCGCCGGGGAGTCGATGTTCCACGACCCGGTGATCGGCCGGGACGCCTCCAAGGTCGCGCTGATGGGTCTGGTCGCGATGCTGGCGGCGAGCGGCGACGCGGATCGCCGGTTGCTCGACGTGCAGTGGCGGACCGAGCACCTGGCCAGTCTCGGGGTGGTGGAGGTCTCCCGGGAGGACTACCTGCGACGGCTCCGCCGGGCCCTGGCGCTGCCCCTGCCCCGGTGGCGGATCCCGGACGACTGGCGGACGGTTAGCCTAGGCCAGTGA
- a CDS encoding citrate synthase, producing the protein MTTPVLTTGDGQLIELPFVQAVNGDNGYDISKLRAQTGNVTLDEAFGNTASCKSEITFINGEEGILRYRGYPIEQLAEQCSFVEVMWLVLYGELPTRDQVETFENELVHNMFLDERMRDLFRCFPRQSHPMPVLSAGICALSTFNRNHVGLDKADVEIATRKLLAQVPTLAAYAYKNAKGEPFLYPRYDQSYVENFIRMAFGTPAEDYQFQDIVTKGLNALLVLHADHEQNCSTSTVRLVGSSQANLYVSVASGVNALSGPLHGGANQAVLEMLAAIRDQGIAPKDYLEQVKAKKAGIKLMGFGHRVYKNFDPRAAIIKKYADEILATSPNGDRELLAIAKELEETALADEYFVSRKLYPNVDFYSGLIYEAMGFPVEMFTVLFAVGRLPGWIAQWREHNADPKARISRPRQIYMGHDKRDVVPMDQR; encoded by the coding sequence ATGACCACACCAGTTCTCACCACGGGTGACGGCCAGCTTATCGAGCTTCCGTTCGTCCAGGCCGTGAACGGCGACAACGGTTACGACATCAGCAAGCTGCGCGCCCAGACCGGGAACGTCACGCTCGACGAAGCCTTCGGGAACACCGCGTCGTGCAAGTCGGAGATCACCTTCATCAACGGCGAAGAAGGCATCCTCCGTTACCGTGGGTACCCGATCGAACAGCTCGCCGAGCAGTGCAGCTTCGTCGAGGTGATGTGGCTGGTGCTCTACGGCGAGCTGCCCACCAGGGACCAGGTGGAGACGTTCGAGAACGAGCTCGTCCACAACATGTTCCTGGACGAGCGGATGCGCGACCTGTTCCGCTGCTTCCCGCGCCAGTCCCACCCGATGCCCGTGCTGTCGGCCGGCATCTGCGCGCTGTCGACCTTCAACCGCAACCACGTCGGCCTCGACAAGGCCGACGTCGAGATCGCCACCCGCAAGCTCCTCGCCCAGGTCCCCACCCTGGCCGCGTACGCGTACAAGAACGCCAAGGGCGAACCCTTCCTCTACCCGAGGTACGACCAGTCCTACGTCGAGAACTTCATCCGGATGGCCTTCGGCACTCCGGCCGAGGACTACCAGTTCCAGGACATCGTCACCAAGGGCCTGAACGCCCTGCTGGTGCTGCACGCCGATCACGAGCAGAACTGCTCCACCTCGACCGTACGTCTGGTCGGCTCGTCCCAGGCGAACCTCTACGTCTCCGTGGCCTCGGGTGTGAACGCCCTGTCCGGCCCGCTGCACGGTGGCGCGAACCAGGCCGTGCTGGAGATGCTGGCCGCCATCCGCGACCAGGGCATCGCCCCCAAGGACTACCTCGAGCAGGTCAAGGCCAAGAAGGCCGGCATCAAGCTGATGGGCTTCGGCCACCGGGTCTACAAGAACTTCGACCCGCGCGCCGCGATCATCAAGAAGTACGCCGACGAGATCCTCGCCACCTCGCCGAACGGCGACCGCGAGCTGCTGGCGATCGCCAAGGAGCTCGAGGAGACCGCGCTCGCGGACGAGTACTTCGTGTCGCGCAAGCTCTACCCGAACGTCGACTTCTACTCCGGCCTGATCTACGAGGCGATGGGCTTCCCGGTGGAGATGTTCACCGTGCTCTTCGCCGTCGGTCGTCTCCCCGGCTGGATCGCCCAGTGGCGCGAGCACAACGCCGACCCCAAGGCCCGGATCTCGCGTCCGCGCCAGATCTACATGGGCCACGACAAGCGCGACGTCGTCCCGATGGACCAGCGCTGA
- the larC gene encoding nickel pincer cofactor biosynthesis protein LarC, with the protein MTADLLWIDAAAGIAGDMLLGALLDAGADLDLVRRCVGAVHPDVDVQVAPTTRHHLAATKATVVDRSTGRAADAHHPHEHHHPHRPWREVRDLLAAADLPETVRERAQRTFEVLARAEAQVHGVAPEDVEFHEVGSLDAIGDVVGCCAALVDLAPRRVVCSAVTVGHGDQVLGAHGRIPVPGPAVTNIAITHAVPVSAGPVALEMATPTGMALAAAWADEFGPMPTMTITTTGLGAGTRDPEGIANVVRVVLGRTPQGQAPTQILLETNVDDLDPRLWPGVLADLLDAGAADAWLTPIVMKKGRPAHTLAVLCDPADRATVIGIVAAATTAIGLRETAVVKHTVERELVSVEVDGRPIAVKVARRDGQVVNVQPEFRDVEAYAAAAGLPVKRALARAAAAADALWRPDRS; encoded by the coding sequence ATGACCGCCGACCTGCTCTGGATCGACGCCGCCGCGGGGATCGCCGGTGACATGCTGCTCGGCGCCCTGCTCGACGCCGGCGCGGACCTCGACCTCGTCCGCCGCTGCGTCGGCGCCGTCCATCCCGACGTCGACGTGCAGGTGGCCCCCACCACCCGCCACCACCTCGCGGCGACGAAGGCCACCGTGGTCGACCGCTCGACCGGCCGCGCCGCCGACGCGCATCATCCGCACGAACACCATCACCCGCACCGGCCGTGGCGCGAGGTCCGCGACCTGCTCGCGGCCGCCGACCTCCCCGAGACGGTACGCGAGCGCGCCCAGCGGACGTTCGAGGTGTTGGCCCGGGCCGAGGCGCAGGTCCACGGCGTCGCCCCCGAGGACGTCGAGTTCCACGAGGTCGGCTCCCTGGACGCGATCGGCGACGTCGTCGGCTGCTGCGCGGCGCTGGTCGACCTGGCGCCCCGGCGGGTGGTCTGCTCGGCGGTCACCGTCGGGCACGGCGACCAGGTGCTCGGCGCCCACGGCCGGATCCCTGTCCCGGGCCCCGCGGTGACGAACATCGCCATCACCCACGCCGTGCCGGTCTCCGCCGGACCGGTCGCCCTGGAGATGGCCACCCCCACGGGGATGGCGCTCGCGGCGGCATGGGCCGACGAGTTCGGCCCGATGCCGACGATGACGATCACCACCACCGGGCTGGGCGCCGGCACCCGTGACCCCGAGGGGATCGCCAACGTGGTGCGCGTCGTTCTGGGGCGTACGCCGCAGGGCCAGGCCCCGACCCAGATCCTTCTGGAAACCAACGTCGATGACCTCGACCCCCGGCTGTGGCCCGGCGTCCTGGCGGACCTGCTCGACGCCGGCGCGGCCGACGCCTGGCTCACCCCGATCGTGATGAAGAAGGGCCGCCCCGCCCATACCCTCGCCGTGCTCTGTGACCCGGCCGACCGCGCCACGGTGATCGGCATCGTGGCGGCCGCGACGACCGCCATCGGCCTGCGGGAGACGGCGGTGGTCAAGCACACCGTCGAGCGGGAGCTGGTGAGCGTCGAGGTCGACGGCCGCCCGATCGCGGTCAAGGTCGCCCGGCGGGACGGTCAGGTGGTCAACGTCCAGCCGGAGTTCCGCGACGTCGAGGCGTACGCCGCGGCGGCCGGCCTGCCGGTCAAGCGGGCTCTTGCCCGGGCGGCCGCTGCCGCCGATGCCCTATGGCGTCCCGATAGGAGTTGA
- a CDS encoding alpha-amylase family protein codes for MTVSQPAWVDYSVWWHCYPLGFTDAERRRVAGDPVTHRLEHLVGWLDYLVSLGCNGLLLGPVFASVSHGYDTLDHYRVDARLGDEADLRRLVDEAHRRGIRVVLDGVFNHVAREHPAVARAEAAGPGTPDGSWVQWVDGYVRCFEGHLDMPELDLSTPAVRDHIVGVMEHWLAFGIDGWRLDAAYAPGPDAWAPITARVRADFPEAWLLGEVIHGDVADFVRRSGVHSLTQYELWKAIWSSLNDTNFWELAHALERHRAFLATFVPQTFIGNHDVTRIRSMLNDDRHLGHAVVLLMVLPGIPSIYYGDEQGFVGTKEDRPGGDDQIRPAMPPRPENLSLLGRPILAQHQALIALRRRHPWLVRADIAVVAVTNETIVIECSSESGGAHHEIAIALNVDDAPRPMPSGTVIAHSAEDLMEIEAHGWAVLER; via the coding sequence ATGACCGTGAGCCAGCCAGCCTGGGTCGACTACTCCGTGTGGTGGCACTGCTACCCGCTCGGATTCACCGATGCGGAACGGCGCCGGGTCGCCGGTGACCCCGTCACCCATCGCTTGGAGCACCTGGTGGGCTGGCTCGACTACCTGGTGTCCCTCGGGTGCAACGGTCTGCTGCTGGGGCCGGTGTTCGCCTCGGTCTCCCATGGGTACGACACCCTCGACCACTACCGCGTGGACGCCCGGCTCGGTGACGAGGCGGACCTGCGCCGGCTCGTCGACGAGGCCCATCGGCGCGGCATCCGGGTGGTCCTCGACGGCGTCTTCAACCACGTCGCCCGCGAGCACCCGGCCGTGGCCCGCGCCGAAGCCGCCGGACCCGGGACGCCGGACGGATCCTGGGTGCAGTGGGTCGACGGTTACGTACGCTGCTTCGAGGGCCACCTCGACATGCCCGAGCTCGACCTGAGCACCCCGGCGGTCCGCGACCACATCGTCGGGGTGATGGAGCACTGGCTGGCGTTCGGGATCGACGGCTGGCGCCTCGACGCCGCCTACGCCCCGGGCCCGGACGCCTGGGCGCCGATCACGGCCCGGGTCCGGGCCGACTTCCCGGAGGCCTGGTTGCTCGGTGAGGTGATCCACGGTGACGTCGCGGACTTCGTCCGCCGCTCCGGAGTGCACAGCCTCACCCAGTACGAGCTGTGGAAGGCGATCTGGTCCTCCCTGAACGACACGAACTTCTGGGAACTGGCCCACGCCCTCGAGCGGCACCGGGCGTTCCTGGCGACGTTCGTGCCCCAGACGTTCATCGGCAACCATGACGTCACCAGGATCCGCAGCATGCTGAACGACGACCGCCACCTCGGTCATGCCGTGGTGCTGCTGATGGTGCTGCCCGGCATCCCGTCCATCTACTACGGCGACGAGCAGGGGTTCGTCGGGACCAAGGAGGACCGCCCCGGCGGCGACGACCAGATCCGGCCCGCGATGCCTCCGCGGCCGGAGAACCTCTCCCTCCTCGGGCGGCCGATCCTGGCGCAGCACCAGGCGCTGATCGCCCTGCGGCGGCGCCACCCGTGGCTGGTCCGCGCCGACATCGCGGTGGTGGCCGTGACGAACGAGACGATCGTCATCGAGTGCTCCAGCGAATCGGGCGGTGCCCACCACGAGATCGCCATCGCCCTCAACGTGGACGACGCGCCCCGGCCGATGCCGAGCGGCACGGTCATCGCCCACAGCGCTGAGGACCTGATGGAGATCGAGGCGCACGGCTGGGCCGTGCTGGAGCGCTGA
- a CDS encoding EcsC family protein, which produces MADEVSRNSARSTAGTTLRRILDLAIDGVPSMPGAKAVAAKQLQKHPRTDEAVDAVISSHIALASASGFLSNVGGLVVTAISLPMNIVGLAVLQARMVAAIAHLRGYDIEDTRVRTAVLMCLMGGEEVTRLVGKGKLPGTPLLIATAPIANASLYEDVSEKVVASLLTIHGGKSVGVLATKRIPIIGGGIGAVFDGVATRQIGTFARGELVQRRAIG; this is translated from the coding sequence ATGGCAGACGAGGTGTCCCGCAATTCCGCCCGGTCGACGGCCGGCACGACGCTGCGCCGGATCCTCGATCTGGCGATCGACGGCGTCCCCTCGATGCCGGGGGCGAAGGCGGTGGCGGCGAAGCAGTTGCAGAAGCACCCGCGCACCGACGAGGCCGTCGACGCGGTGATCAGCTCCCACATCGCCCTGGCCTCGGCGTCGGGGTTCCTCAGCAATGTCGGCGGCCTCGTCGTCACCGCGATCAGCCTGCCCATGAACATCGTCGGGCTGGCCGTGCTGCAGGCCCGGATGGTGGCGGCGATCGCCCATCTGCGCGGCTACGACATCGAGGACACCCGGGTGCGCACCGCCGTGTTGATGTGCCTGATGGGTGGGGAGGAAGTCACCCGGCTGGTGGGCAAGGGCAAGCTGCCCGGCACCCCGCTGCTGATCGCCACCGCACCGATCGCGAATGCCAGTCTCTACGAGGACGTCTCCGAGAAGGTCGTCGCGTCGTTGCTCACCATCCATGGCGGCAAGTCCGTCGGGGTGCTGGCGACCAAGCGCATCCCCATCATCGGGGGCGGGATCGGCGCTGTCTTCGACGGGGTCGCCACCCGCCAGATCGGCACCTTCGCCCGGGGTGAGTTGGTGCAGCGCCGCGCGATCGGCTAG
- the larB gene encoding nickel pincer cofactor biosynthesis protein LarB: MEHDWATLDLHRAARTGDPEVVYGAGKTPEQVLTLLHDLHEAHPDRAVLATRLTPEAHDVIAAALPEATLDAVARTVTYGPLPEPHGTVAVIAAGTSDGPVAAEAAVTVRAFGARAERITDVGVAGIHRILEARPRFADADALIVIAGMEGALPSVVGGLVGIPLVAVPTSVGYGANFGGLSALLGMLNSCAPGVVVVNIDNGFGAGVHAARIARAVGAQAGR; encoded by the coding sequence ATGGAACACGACTGGGCGACCCTGGACCTGCACCGGGCGGCCCGCACCGGCGATCCCGAGGTGGTGTACGGGGCGGGCAAGACCCCCGAGCAGGTCCTCACCCTGCTGCACGACCTGCACGAGGCCCACCCGGACCGGGCGGTGCTCGCCACCCGGCTCACCCCCGAGGCGCACGACGTCATCGCCGCGGCCCTGCCCGAGGCCACACTCGACGCCGTCGCCCGGACGGTGACGTACGGTCCCCTGCCGGAGCCGCACGGGACGGTCGCGGTGATCGCCGCGGGGACCTCCGACGGGCCGGTCGCCGCGGAGGCGGCCGTCACCGTCCGCGCGTTCGGTGCGCGGGCCGAACGGATCACCGACGTCGGTGTCGCCGGCATCCACCGGATCCTCGAGGCCCGGCCGCGGTTCGCCGACGCGGACGCGCTGATCGTCATCGCGGGGATGGAGGGCGCGTTGCCGTCGGTCGTCGGCGGGCTCGTCGGCATCCCCCTGGTGGCGGTGCCCACCTCCGTCGGCTACGGCGCGAACTTCGGCGGACTCTCCGCACTGCTCGGCATGCTCAACTCCTGCGCTCCCGGCGTCGTCGTGGTCAACATCGACAACGGCTTCGGCGCCGGGGTGCACGCCGCCCGGATCGCCCGGGCCGTGGGTGCGCAGGCGGGCCGATGA